A genome region from Gossypium hirsutum isolate 1008001.06 chromosome A04, Gossypium_hirsutum_v2.1, whole genome shotgun sequence includes the following:
- the LOC121228073 gene encoding uncharacterized protein has protein sequence MELEPAGKARKLDIQELEEIRNDAYENARIYKDKTKLFHDKKIAQKHFSVGQKVLLHNSVLKLFPGKLQSWWQGPFIVTKVLTHGAVEIESEESGKRFKINGQWLKQVYENFQAHTVEKIQLEPP, from the coding sequence ATGGAGTTAGAGCCCGCAGGGAAGGCAAGAAAATTGGACATTCAAGAGTTGGAGGAAATTCGTAATGATGCCTATGAGAATGCTCGcatttataaagacaaaacaaagttgtttcatgataagaaaatAGCTCAGAAGCATTTTTCGGTAGGACAAAAAGTTTTGCTTCATAACTCCGTATTAAAGCTTTTCCCAGGTAAGCTTCAATCATGGTGGCAAGGACCTTTTATTGTGACTAAAGTATTGACGCATGGCGCAGTTGAAATAGAAAGTGAAGAATCAGGAAAGCGGTTCAAAATCAATGGCCAATGGTTGAAGCAAGTTTACGAAAATTTTCAGGCCCACACGGTCGAAAAAATTCAGTTAGAGCCACCATAG